One Algoriphagus sp. Y33 genomic window, AGGTGACCACGGTTTTGTAAATATACACAGCTCATTAAGTCCAAACATCTGGTTGGTCAATGCCGGACTAATGGAAGCCAAAGATGATAGGGGAGAGTGGAAGGCAGCGTTTCACACCAGCGGAGCTTCGGCTTTTCTGCACTTGAAGAACAAAGACGATCAAGAAACAGTAGCTAAAGTGCATCAGCTACTTGCTGACCTGCCGGAAAACATCAAAAGACTCTTTAGAGTAGTAGATCGTGAAGGATTGGACAAAATCGGTGCAGACCCAAATGCCGTTCTGGCATTGGCACCTATTCAGGGGATTTCTTTTTCAGGTGCTACAAGCGGAGATGTGCTGAAAGCGGCCAAGGGAGGAACGCACGGATATTTTCCTGATTTCGATGAAATAGAGACGGGATTTATCGCTTGGGGAGCAGGAATCCGGGAAAATGTTGAAATACAGGAAATGGGATTGGTAGATGTAGCGGCTGTGGTGAAATACCTACTGAATCTATCTATAGAACTACCTGAAAGTACACTTTACCCAGGGATTAAAAAGTAATATGCTCGAAATAACAAGTCATGGCACGGTGAATCTTGGGTGCGCCCAAGATTCACCGTGCTGTTTTTTTGTGATTGCCGTGAAAGAGAACGAAGGGAGATGTAAGCCACAAAATCTTACACTAGCACTTCTTCCTTTAGAACTCTGCTTACTGTCTGTCGGGTGAGACCGGTGAGATCTGCAATATCCTGTAGGGTTATGATTTTCTGCAGATTGATTAATCTGCCCGAGGCATCTTCAAGATGGTTTTGAAAATCAAGTAAAATTCTCCTGACTTTGGCTGCTGCATCGAGACTTCTTACAGCACACAATCTATCTTCTGCCCTGCTCCATCTTTTTACTACCTGTATATTAAACCACTCCGAAATTTCAGGCTCAAATACAGTGATTCGTTTAAAGAATTCACTGTCGTATTCACGGACAATCATAGAGGAAAGGGATTTGGCAAATTCAGAAAACTGTCCATTCAAGTATCTAAGGTTCCCGAAGAACTCACCTGGTCTGAGAATATCATAACAAACTTCCATTCCCATAGGTGAATAGGTGCCTATTTTCACCACTCCTTTTACTATCTCGTAGATTGGAGTAATTCGCTGGGGTGGCTGATAAAGTAGCTCTCCCTTTTCAAATTCTACTGTGTTCACATAATTTCCTATAGCTTCGGGATTGTGGACACTTAAGAAATTATAAGGGCTAAATTCCATTTTTGCTATTTTTAGCTCTAATTTACTTGATGACATGATACTGGAATTCGCCATCAGAAAAAGTTAATAAAAGGATAATACGCAGGGCTGTCCCTGCTAACCTCTAGGACATTTAATTTTATGTCTATTCGCTTTTCTGCCAGTAAAGAAACAAAAGCGATATAGGATTGGGTAAACTTTAGCATTG contains:
- a CDS encoding Crp/Fnr family transcriptional regulator, with the translated sequence MSSSKLELKIAKMEFSPYNFLSVHNPEAIGNYVNTVEFEKGELLYQPPQRITPIYEIVKGVVKIGTYSPMGMEVCYDILRPGEFFGNLRYLNGQFSEFAKSLSSMIVREYDSEFFKRITVFEPEISEWFNIQVVKRWSRAEDRLCAVRSLDAAAKVRRILLDFQNHLEDASGRLINLQKIITLQDIADLTGLTRQTVSRVLKEEVLV